The DNA sequence CGCCGGGGCGATCTCGACGACCTTCTGGTGACGGCGCTGGACGGAGCAGTCGCGCTCGAACAGGTGCATGGTCTCACCGGTCGAGTCGGCGAGGATCTGCACCTCGATGTGACGCGGACGGAGCACGGCCTGCTCCAGGAACATGGTGGGATCGCCGAAGGCGCTCCCCGCCTCGCGCATGGCCTCCTCGAGGGCGGGGCGCAGCTCCTCCTTGGTGGCGACCCGGCGCATGCCGCGTCCGCCGCCTCCCGCCACCGCCTTCGCGAAGATCGGGAAGCCGATCTCGTCGGCCTGCGCGAGCAGCTCGTCGATGTCCTGGGAGGGAGGGGTCGACTTCAGCACCGGGACGCCCGCGGCGATCGCGTGCTCCTTGGCCGTGACCTTGTTGCCGGCCATCTCGAGCACGCGAGCGGGCGGGCCGATGAAGGCGATCCCGGCCTGGCGCGCGGCCTCGGCGAGCTCGGGGTTCTCGGACAGGAAGCCGTAGCCGGGGTAGATGGCGTCGGCGCCCGACTCCTTGGCGACGCGGATGATCTCCTGCACGTCGAGGTAGGCCCGCACCGGGTGCCCGGGCTCGCCGATCTGGTAGGCCTCGTCCGCCTTCAGGCGGTGCATCGAGTTGCGATCCTCGTAAGGGAAGACGGCGACCGTCTTCGCTCCGAGCTCATACGCGGCGCGGAAGGCCCGGATGGCGATTTCTCCGCGGTTGGCAACGAGGATCTTACGAAACATGGGGACCTTTCGAGCGGGGGTCGGGACCACACAGCAAACGGTTAGGTTCTCTAAGACTAGTGAAGGTAACGTGAGTGTCGTGCACGTACTCAGCGTTAGCTCCCTCAAGGGCGGGGTCGGAAAGACCACCGTGACGCTCGGTCTCGCCTCCGCGGCCTTCGCCAAGGGGCTGCGCACCCTGGTCGTCGATCTCGATCCGCAGTCCGACGTCTCCACCGGGATGGACATCCAGATCGCCGGCCATCTCAACGTCGCCGACGTGCTCGCCTCCCCCAAGGAGAAGATCGTCCGCGCGGCCATCGCGCCCTCGGGCTGGACGAAGCGCAGCACCGACAAGGTCGATGTCATGATCGGCAGCCCGTCGGCGATCAACTTCGACGGCCCGCACCCCAGCATCCGCGACATCTGGAAGCTCGAGGAGGCACTCGCCAACGTCGAGCAGGACTACGACCTCGTCCTCATCGACTGCGCCCCCTCCCTCAACGCCCTGACGCGCACAGCGTGGGCGGCGAGCGACCGGGTCGCCGTCGTGACGGAGCCCGGCCTGTTCTCGGTGGCCGCGGCCGACCGGGCCCTCCGCGCGATCGAGGAGATCCGCCGAGGGTTGTCGCCGCGCCTCCAGCCGCTCGGCATCATCGTGAACCGCGCCCGCGTCCAGTCGCTCGAGCACCAGTTCCGCATCAAGGAGCTGCGCGACATGTTCGGGCCGCTCGTGCTGTCCCCCCAGCTGCCGGAGCGCACCTCCCTGCAGCAGGCGCAGGGTGCGGCCAAGCCGCTGCACGTGTGGCCGGGCGAGAGCGCCCAGGAGATGGCCCACAACTTCGACCTGCTCCTCGAGCGCGTCCTGCGGACCGCGCGTATCGGCGAGTACGCCACCCAGCCGACGGCTTAGGTCGTCGCGCTCCGGCCGTAGAGCGGTTGCTGCTGTCTCCGCTGAGCCGGCGGCGGGTTCCCTCCCCCTCGGCGGGATGGTTCGCGTCGGCCAGGGAGGATGATTCTCGTTCGGCCGGAGCGGTGCTCCTCCGAAGGCCGTGACACGCCGGAGGCCGGGAGCATTCTCCTCCCTCGCCGACCTCTGACCGCCGCCTGCGGCCTGTCGAGCACGGAGGAAGAATGCGCCCGAACGGCGGCTGGCGCGGTGATCGGAGGAAGTCTGGTCGCGCAGCGCGCCGACCATCCTCCGTACCCGGCCGAGGTTCGGCGCCGATCGTGGGAGTGACCTCCCGGCGCGGCAGGTCTAGGAGGCGCGAGTGCGCGCCGCGCGCCGAGCCGCGAGCTCGTCCATCGCGTCGGTCTGCGTGTCGAGCTCGACCAGGCTGGACTCCACCTCGCGGAGCACCTTGCCGACGGCGATGCCGAACACGCCTTGGCCCCGGCTCACGAGGTCGATGACCTCGTCGTCGGAGGTGCACAGGTAGACGCTCGCACCGTCGCTCATGAGCGTCGTCTGGGCGAGGTCGTTCACACCGGCCTCGCGCAGCTGGTTGACGGCCGTGCGGATCTGCTGGAGCGAGATGCCGGTGTCGAGGAGGCGCTTGACGAGCTTGAGGACGAGGATGTCGCGGAACCCGTAGAGACGCTGCGAGCCGGACCCGGCCGCACCGCGGACGGTCGGCTCGACGAGACCGGTGCGAGCCCAGTAGTCGAGCTGGCGGTAGGAGATGCCGGCCGCGCGCGCGGCGACGGCGCCCCGGTAGCCGTTCGCGTCGTCCATCTCGGGAAGACCGTCGGTGAAGAGCAGACCCAGGTCGTACCGGGCGGCGCCGTCGTCACGGCTCAATTCGCTCATGCTGTTCGCCTCTCGCCCGGATTCTGTGGTCGCGCCGATGAGGGCGCTTCATCAACGGTACCCATGTGGGGCGACGCGGGCAACGACATCGGCCCAATCGGGGTCGGCGTGTCGGAGCTGCGCCGGGCCGACCGTGGCCGCAGCGGCGGGCTCAGGGACGGATGCGCGCGAGTGCCGCGCGGATGATGCTCGCCCGGACCACGTCGAGCTGGTCCGCGATCTCGCGGGCGAGCTCGGCCGTCTGCGCCTTGCTGCTGACCGCGCCGCGGCGAGCGATCGGCACGAGCGCGGTCTCGATGAGCCCGATCTCCCGTTCGGCGGCCGCACGGAAGCCGCGGAGGTGCCGCGGTTCGATGCCGTTCCGACCGAGCTCGCCGAGGGCGCGGAGAACGGTCAGCGCCTCCTCGCCGTACACGTCGGCGGGGGCGATCAGCGAGGCGCTCACCGCCTCCTGCAGCAGCTCGGCGTCGGCTTCGGCCTCGCGCAGCAGCTCATCGCGCTGGAACCGGCGGCCCGCCGGGAGCATGGAGGGACCCGCCTGGCCGGAACCGGGCATCGGCGGCTCGAGGCCGGCATCGAGGTCGGCCAGGTACTTCTTGATGACCTTGAGCGGGAGATAGTGGTCGCGCTGCATCGCGAGCACGGTCCGGAGCCGCTCGACGTCGGCCGGCGAGAACTTGCGGTAGCCCGACGCGGTGCGGGAGGGGGCCACGAGTCCGCGCTCCTCGAGGAAGCGCAGCTTCGACGAGGACAGGTCAGGGAACTCCGGCGTCAGCCGGGCCAGCACCTGGCCGATGCTGAGCAGGGCGGGCGAGGCGGCCGATACCCTCGCAGCGGGCCGCGCCACTAGCCGTTCGCCGCGGCGGCGAGGTCTTGGCGGGAGGCGTAGAACGTGAGCCGGAACTTGCCGATCTGGACCTCGGCCGCGTCGGCGAGCAGGGCGCTCTCGATGCGGACGCCGTCGTAGTACGTGCCGTTCAGCGAGCCGAGGTCGCGCACCTCGAACGCCGTGCCGCGCCGGGTGAACTCGGCGTGCCGCCGGGAGACGGTGACGTCGTCGAGGAAGATGTCGGCGTTCGGATGGCGGCCGGCGGTCGTGACGTCGGCGTCGAGGAGGAAGCGGGCACCCGTGTTCGGGCCGCGCCGCACCACGAGCAGGGCGGAGCCCGACGGCAGCGCGGCGATCGCCTCCTGCTCCTCCGGGGAGATCTCGCCGGCGGGGTACATCTTCGACACGAAGTCCTCGCCGAAGCGGGCGGTCGTGTCCTCGTTCCCTGTCGCGGATTCACGCAGGGGGTTGTTCGCAGCGTCGTCCGCCGGACCGGGGAACTGGTTCTCGTCAGGCACCGTCAACCTCCTCTTGGTCCAGCGTATCGGATCGCCGGGCGCTGTCATCGGCCGGAAGCCGGATTACCCGTGCGGTTTCGACGATGTACACGACGCCGGCCCACCAGTAGAGGAAGGCGCCCCACAGGGCGAAGGCCCAGCCGACCGGCAGCGAGACGGGCGCGAGCGAGGCGAACGCCTCCCCCAGCATGAGCAGCGGGATCGCCCAGAACAGGCAGAAGGTGGCGACCTTGCCCAGGTGGTGCACGGGCAGCGGCCCGAACCCGTGATTGGCGAGGATCACGCCCAGCACCGCCAGCATGACGTCGCGCGCGACGATGATCGCGACCAGCCACCACGGGATGACCTCGCGCCACGCGAGCCCCACGAGCGCGGCGAAGATGTAGAGGCGGTCGGCCGCCGGGTCGAGGAGCTGCCCGAGCCGCGACACCTGGTGCAGGCGCCGGGCGAGATAGCCGTCGAGGAAGTCGGTGATGCTGGAGACGACGAGCACGAGGAGGGCGAAGCCGTCCTCGCCGACGACGATGAGCCAGAGGAACACCGGCACCAGCGCGAGCCGGAAGAAGCTGAGGACGTTCGGGATCGTCCAGACGCGGGCGCTGACAGTCGCGACCGGCGTCTCGACCGGCCCCCTCGCCTCCGGTCCGGAGGCTGTCCCACCATCCACGGGATACGAGTCTAGTGAGGTCCTAGGATGACGGGCGTGGAGCCCATCGCGATCTGCCTCGTCGTCCTCGCCGCGGCCTGCCTGCTCACCTGGGTGCTGTCGCTGATCACCGGCGAGCACTCCTGGGTCGACCGCATCTGGTCGGTCGTTCCCGTCGTGTACGTCTGGGTGTTCGCCGGTGCGGCCGGCCTCGGGGACGCGCGCCTCGACCTCGTCGCCGCGCTCGTCACCCTGTGGGGCGCCCGGCTGACGTTCAACTTCGCCCGCAAGGGCGGATACCGCCCGGGCGGCGAGGACTACCGCTGGGAGGTGCTGCGCGGCCGGATGCGGCCCGCCGCCTTCCAGGTGTTCAACCTCCTGTTCATCGTGATCTACCAGAACGTGCTCCTCCTGCTGATCGCCCTGCCGGCCTGGACCGCGTACCTCCATCGGTCTCCGTTCGGTCCGCTCGACGTCGTGCTCGCGATCGTGTTCCTCGCGTTGCTCCTCGGCGAGACCGTGGCCGATCAGCAGCAGTGGCGGTTCCAGCAGTGGAAGAAGCGGGAGGCCGCGGCCGGCCGCGTGCCGTCGCCGCGGTTCCTGCAGAGCGGGCTGTTCCGGTACTCGCGCCACCCCAACTTCTTCTTCGAGCAGGCGCAGTGGTGGGTGGTCTTCCTCTTCGGCTGCGTCGCGGCCGGCTCGCTCCTGCAGTGGACCGTCATCGGACCGCTTCTGCTCACCGGACTGTTCGTCGGCTCCACGGTCTTCACCGAGAGCATCTCGCGGTCGCGGTACCCGGAGTACGCCGCCTATCAGGCGCGAACCTCGCCGGTGGTCCCCTGGTTCCCCGGACGGGGGAAGGACGCGCGCATGTGGTCGGAGTCGAGGTAGTCGGCGACGCCGATCATGACCAGGCTGAAGACGATCTGCTCGGTCACCATCCAGAGCGGGTAGAGCCCGGGGATCGCGGCGATCACCAGGGTCACGACCGGGAAGATCTTCGAGAACAGGCGCAGCCGGGAGTAGGCCCAGTAGAACCCCTTGGAGGCGCGCCAGGCGAAGTAGAAGAGCGTCACGGTCATGCCGAGGACGACGACGGAGCGCATCCACACGGCGAAGGGCACCGACTGCCCCTCCCAGCGGAGCGTTACGGCGACCACGACGGCCGCCGTGCCGATGACGAGCTCGACGAGGAGCAGCCAGGCGATGACGATGAACGCCCGGCGCGTCTTCGGGTGCGTGCGGCCCTCCTCGGGCACGACGTAACCCGCGTTCCGGCCGCCGGCGATCCGGTCGAGCCGCGCGAGGAGACTTTCCATGACTTCACGGTAACCCGGGCTACGGTGTGAATATGTCGTGCATCCGGTTCAACACCCCCGCCCAGCGACAGGCGATGCGCGCCCACAGCCCGGCGCTGCTGACCGCCGAGCAGGCCGCCGCCCTGCACCCCTCACCCGAGGTCACGGAGAGCAAGCTCCGTCGGCTTCGGCTGCTGGCCGCAGCCGAAGACCCGAAGATCCGAGAGGCGGTGGCAGCCAGCCGCAACACCCCCGAGGATGTGCTGCTGGCGCTCTCCCAGGACCCCGACGAGGGCGTCCGCGGCTGCGTCGCCAAGAACGAGGCGACGCCGTGCGACATCCTGCGGACGCTCGCCGAGGACCGGTCGGAGACCGTCCGCGGCTGGGTCGCGGTCAACTACTTCGTGCCCGCTGACGTGATGGAGCGGCTGGCGAACGATCGCAGCCGGACGGTCCGCGGGCTCGTGGCCTGGAAGGCGTCTCTCGCCGCGGAGGCCGCGACGCCCGCGGCGGTCTGAGATGCCGGATCCGGCCAGCGTCCGCGTCGACTCCTGGGCGTGGGCGGTCCGGCTGTTCAAGACCCGTTCCGCCGCTTCCGACGCCTGCAAGGCCGGGCATCTCAAGGTGAACGGCGACCGCGCCAAACCGGCCCAGCCGGTGAAGGTCGGAGACGAGGTGCGCGCGTTCGTCGCGGGCACCGAGAAGATCT is a window from the Leifsonia sp. AG29 genome containing:
- a CDS encoding ParA family protein; the encoded protein is MHVLSVSSLKGGVGKTTVTLGLASAAFAKGLRTLVVDLDPQSDVSTGMDIQIAGHLNVADVLASPKEKIVRAAIAPSGWTKRSTDKVDVMIGSPSAINFDGPHPSIRDIWKLEEALANVEQDYDLVLIDCAPSLNALTRTAWAASDRVAVVTEPGLFSVAAADRALRAIEEIRRGLSPRLQPLGIIVNRARVQSLEHQFRIKELRDMFGPLVLSPQLPERTSLQQAQGAAKPLHVWPGESAQEMAHNFDLLLERVLRTARIGEYATQPTA
- a CDS encoding MerR family transcriptional regulator, encoding MSELSRDDGAARYDLGLLFTDGLPEMDDANGYRGAVAARAAGISYRQLDYWARTGLVEPTVRGAAGSGSQRLYGFRDILVLKLVKRLLDTGISLQQIRTAVNQLREAGVNDLAQTTLMSDGASVYLCTSDDEVIDLVSRGQGVFGIAVGKVLREVESSLVELDTQTDAMDELAARRAARTRAS
- the ftsR gene encoding transcriptional regulator FtsR; this translates as MARPAARVSAASPALLSIGQVLARLTPEFPDLSSSKLRFLEERGLVAPSRTASGYRKFSPADVERLRTVLAMQRDHYLPLKVIKKYLADLDAGLEPPMPGSGQAGPSMLPAGRRFQRDELLREAEADAELLQEAVSASLIAPADVYGEEALTVLRALGELGRNGIEPRHLRGFRAAAEREIGLIETALVPIARRGAVSSKAQTAELAREIADQLDVVRASIIRAALARIRP
- a CDS encoding FHA domain-containing protein; the encoded protein is MRESATGNEDTTARFGEDFVSKMYPAGEISPEEQEAIAALPSGSALLVVRRGPNTGARFLLDADVTTAGRHPNADIFLDDVTVSRRHAEFTRRGTAFEVRDLGSLNGTYYDGVRIESALLADAAEVQIGKFRLTFYASRQDLAAAANG
- a CDS encoding CDP-alcohol phosphatidyltransferase family protein → MPNVLSFFRLALVPVFLWLIVVGEDGFALLVLVVSSITDFLDGYLARRLHQVSRLGQLLDPAADRLYIFAALVGLAWREVIPWWLVAIIVARDVMLAVLGVILANHGFGPLPVHHLGKVATFCLFWAIPLLMLGEAFASLAPVSLPVGWAFALWGAFLYWWAGVVYIVETARVIRLPADDSARRSDTLDQEEVDGA
- a CDS encoding DUF1295 domain-containing protein → MTGVEPIAICLVVLAAACLLTWVLSLITGEHSWVDRIWSVVPVVYVWVFAGAAGLGDARLDLVAALVTLWGARLTFNFARKGGYRPGGEDYRWEVLRGRMRPAAFQVFNLLFIVIYQNVLLLLIALPAWTAYLHRSPFGPLDVVLAIVFLALLLGETVADQQQWRFQQWKKREAAAGRVPSPRFLQSGLFRYSRHPNFFFEQAQWWVVFLFGCVAAGSLLQWTVIGPLLLTGLFVGSTVFTESISRSRYPEYAAYQARTSPVVPWFPGRGKDARMWSESR
- a CDS encoding RNA-binding S4 domain-containing protein: MPDPASVRVDSWAWAVRLFKTRSAASDACKAGHLKVNGDRAKPAQPVKVGDEVRAFVAGTEKIYIARRLIAKRVSASAASECFEDRTPPPPPKTEAPAAVQRERGSGRPTKRERRQLDHLRGR